One segment of Corynebacterium atrinae DNA contains the following:
- a CDS encoding TM0106 family RecB-like putative nuclease, giving the protein MRVAQQAVRDLLPQRPALGDGRSRRFLRVDIPAGDEFAAELATLEALAQRATLITGAVFSNAQWRVEVDILVRRPEGTYLPVIVSNHRVARASQNHTTAVVATGRLGLGEPVDAQFRLRHHAVDGYRLGLAARALAELDLDSGWGGTIGQDRSRAFLERTASFQPALDAALHLRLPDQPRRVKECSTCRFWPRCDVELTASDDISLVLPGDRAQPYREQGIGTVKELIDAQLGEPSALAHAWREGIPLLRRVDAVTAPRADVEVDVDMEAYLDQGAYLWGVFDGQDYHAFATWEPLGGDAEAENFARFWARLQELRRQAHSEGRSFASYCWSAHGENHWMRMSARRFGGQRFADVVVPSEADVMEFIGSPDWVDMFAEVRRQLVGPYGLGLKVVAPVAGYSWADGDFDGEESVNARRVARGVDKQALETRSRLLRYNEDDCRATARVREWMRAGAPGTPPISGRRDD; this is encoded by the coding sequence ATGCGGGTTGCTCAGCAGGCGGTCCGTGATTTGCTGCCGCAGCGCCCGGCCCTGGGGGATGGGCGTTCGCGCCGTTTCTTGCGGGTCGACATTCCAGCGGGGGATGAGTTCGCCGCAGAGCTGGCAACCTTGGAGGCGTTAGCGCAACGAGCGACGCTCATTACCGGGGCGGTGTTCAGCAATGCCCAGTGGCGCGTCGAGGTGGACATTCTTGTTCGCCGCCCGGAAGGAACGTATCTGCCGGTGATAGTGAGCAATCACCGGGTTGCGCGCGCTTCTCAGAATCACACCACGGCGGTGGTGGCTACGGGTCGGCTGGGGTTGGGGGAACCCGTCGACGCGCAATTCCGGCTGCGGCACCACGCCGTCGATGGCTATCGCCTGGGTTTGGCGGCCCGTGCCCTTGCTGAACTAGACCTCGATAGCGGTTGGGGAGGGACGATCGGCCAAGATCGCTCGAGGGCTTTCCTTGAGCGCACCGCCTCCTTTCAACCTGCACTGGATGCCGCCCTGCACCTGCGGCTCCCCGATCAGCCACGCCGCGTCAAAGAATGCAGCACCTGTCGCTTCTGGCCCCGTTGTGACGTCGAACTGACCGCCTCGGACGACATCAGCCTCGTCCTCCCGGGCGATCGCGCGCAGCCCTACCGTGAGCAGGGAATAGGCACCGTAAAAGAGCTTATCGACGCCCAGCTCGGCGAGCCCTCCGCCCTCGCCCACGCATGGCGCGAGGGCATCCCCCTGCTGCGCAGGGTGGACGCCGTTACTGCTCCGCGAGCGGACGTAGAAGTCGACGTGGACATGGAGGCTTACCTCGATCAGGGGGCCTACCTGTGGGGCGTGTTCGACGGGCAGGACTATCATGCCTTCGCCACGTGGGAGCCCCTCGGCGGCGACGCCGAGGCGGAGAACTTCGCCCGCTTTTGGGCCCGGTTGCAGGAGCTGAGGCGGCAGGCACACAGCGAGGGACGCAGCTTCGCTTCCTACTGTTGGTCCGCGCACGGGGAGAACCACTGGATGCGCATGAGTGCCCGCCGCTTCGGCGGACAGCGCTTCGCCGATGTGGTGGTTCCCTCGGAAGCCGACGTCATGGAGTTCATCGGCTCCCCCGACTGGGTGGACATGTTCGCCGAGGTGCGCCGCCAACTCGTGGGGCCCTATGGCCTGGGGCTCAAGGTCGTGGCGCCGGTGGCGGGGTACTCGTGGGCGGACGGTGACTTCGACGGCGAGGAATCAGTGAATGCCCGGCGGGTGGCGCGGGGCGTCGATAAGCAGGCGCTGGAGACGCGCAGCCGTCTCCTGCGCTACAACGAAGACGATTGCCGAGCGACCGCGCGGGTCCGGGAGTGGATGCGGGCAGGCGCGCCGGGCACCCCACCGATCAGCGGGCGCCGCGACGATTGA
- a CDS encoding DUF6474 family protein, translated as MGIIKSIRRSRAKSKAEIKAAKVRARQTVKEDAKLQLRREKLLAKAEKDLLKQEARGLKDRRKHERKMAENTLAQIKQGRINSANVRRWAGAARLALPLLLPLIYRAITAGREQVAEAKARKVGVSVDELARFSGHGSELKARTHGVRQTLSEETHPVGFVRDVNERLDELDKAVDNAEFMTPEQRRRAHGTISRDIDAVTQEIQDRLRRP; from the coding sequence ATGGGCATTATTAAATCCATCCGCCGAAGCCGCGCAAAGTCTAAGGCCGAGATCAAGGCCGCGAAGGTCCGGGCCCGCCAAACCGTCAAAGAAGATGCCAAGCTTCAGCTGCGCCGTGAAAAGCTCCTAGCCAAAGCGGAAAAAGATCTGCTCAAGCAGGAAGCCCGTGGTCTCAAGGACCGCCGCAAGCATGAGCGGAAGATGGCCGAGAACACCCTGGCTCAAATCAAACAGGGTCGGATCAATTCCGCCAATGTTCGCCGATGGGCCGGAGCCGCCCGCCTGGCCCTTCCCCTTTTGCTACCCCTGATTTATCGCGCAATTACCGCCGGCCGCGAGCAGGTCGCCGAGGCAAAGGCACGCAAGGTAGGAGTTTCCGTAGACGAACTAGCTCGCTTTTCCGGTCACGGATCCGAACTCAAAGCCCGCACCCACGGCGTACGGCAGACCTTGAGCGAAGAAACTCATCCCGTTGGCTTCGTCCGCGACGTGAACGAGCGCCTCGACGAGCTGGACAAGGCCGTGGACAACGCAGAGTTCATGACCCCAGAGCAGCGCCGCCGAGCCCACGGCACTATCTCACGCGATATTGATGCGGTAACTCAGGAGATTCAGGACCGCCTTCGTCGCCCCTAA
- a CDS encoding histone-like nucleoid-structuring protein Lsr2, whose translation MARREITQYYDDIDGSPLAAEDVDSIRFSLDGSHYVVDLSAKNAAAFREALAPYIKVASAAPALGRRGRGTGGVKRSNTRKVREWAREEGIRVSDRGTLPAHVYEAYDKAHS comes from the coding sequence ATGGCACGCCGCGAAATCACCCAGTACTACGACGACATCGATGGCTCGCCCCTAGCCGCCGAAGATGTCGATTCCATTCGCTTCTCCCTTGACGGCTCGCATTACGTCGTTGACCTTTCGGCCAAGAACGCCGCAGCTTTCCGCGAAGCCCTGGCTCCCTACATCAAGGTAGCCAGCGCGGCTCCTGCCCTGGGTCGCCGTGGGCGAGGCACCGGTGGAGTTAAGCGCTCCAACACCCGCAAGGTCCGCGAGTGGGCCCGCGAAGAGGGCATCCGAGTATCCGACCGTGGCACCTTGCCCGCCCACGTCTACGAGGCTTATGACAAGGCCCACTCCTAG
- a CDS encoding response regulator — MIRVLLADDHEIVRMGLRAVLEDAEDIEVVGEVATAEAAIAAAQAGGIDVLLMDLRFGAGVEGTRVMNGAEATAEIKASMAKPPKVLVVTNYDTDADILGAIEAGAVGYMLKDAPPAELLAAVRSAAEGDSALSPVVADRLMTRVRTPRTSLTPRELEVLKLVSEGSSNREIGHTLMLSEATVKSHLVHIYDKLGVRSRTSAVAAAREQGML, encoded by the coding sequence ATGATCCGAGTGCTGCTGGCCGACGATCATGAAATTGTCCGGATGGGGCTTCGAGCCGTCCTAGAGGACGCTGAGGACATTGAAGTGGTCGGGGAAGTCGCCACTGCGGAGGCCGCCATCGCAGCCGCCCAAGCCGGTGGGATCGACGTCTTGCTCATGGACCTACGATTCGGGGCCGGCGTCGAAGGCACGCGAGTGATGAACGGGGCGGAGGCCACAGCAGAGATCAAGGCATCGATGGCGAAGCCGCCCAAAGTGCTCGTGGTGACCAACTATGACACCGATGCGGACATTCTCGGCGCGATTGAAGCCGGAGCGGTCGGGTACATGCTCAAAGATGCCCCACCGGCCGAGCTCCTCGCCGCCGTGCGTTCCGCAGCCGAGGGTGACTCTGCGCTGTCTCCCGTTGTGGCGGATCGACTGATGACGCGGGTGCGGACCCCGCGCACATCATTGACGCCCCGTGAGCTGGAGGTGCTCAAGCTCGTGTCGGAGGGCTCCTCCAACCGCGAGATCGGGCACACCCTCATGCTCTCCGAGGCGACCGTGAAATCCCACCTCGTCCATATTTATGACAAGTTGGGCGTGCGCTCTCGCACCTCCGCCGTGGCGGCAGCCCGAGAGCAGGGAATGCTCTAA